Proteins encoded together in one Bacteroides zoogleoformans window:
- a CDS encoding ECF transporter S component — protein METKTVKFYTLDYSNVKTYLAASLFILGNIVLPQCFHLVPQGGITWLPIYFFTLAGAYKFGWKAGMLTAIFSPTINTLLFGMPLPAALPAILLKSVLLAAIAGWAAHHFQRVSLPILLAVVLSYQIFGTLGEWAMTGSFFKAAQDFRIGMPGMALQVIGGYLLLKYGCGRV, from the coding sequence ACTATAGCAACGTAAAAACTTATCTGGCAGCCTCTCTGTTCATTTTAGGCAACATCGTTCTTCCTCAATGCTTTCACCTCGTTCCTCAAGGAGGAATTACTTGGCTACCTATCTACTTCTTCACTTTAGCAGGAGCTTATAAGTTCGGTTGGAAAGCAGGTATGCTTACTGCGATTTTCTCTCCCACTATCAATACTTTATTATTCGGCATGCCACTCCCCGCAGCACTTCCCGCCATTCTTCTGAAGTCTGTATTATTAGCAGCAATAGCCGGTTGGGCCGCACATCATTTCCAACGCGTCTCCTTGCCCATCCTGTTGGCTGTTGTTCTTTCTTATCAAATTTTCGGCACCCTTGGAGAATGGGCCATGACCGGCAGTTTTTTCAAGGCGGCACAAGATTTCCGCATCGGCATGCCGGGCATGGCGCTGCAAGTAATAGGCGGATATTTATTACTGAAATATGGCTGTGGAAGAGTTTAA